In Eschrichtius robustus isolate mEscRob2 chromosome 11, mEscRob2.pri, whole genome shotgun sequence, the following proteins share a genomic window:
- the LOC137771338 gene encoding vacuolar ATPase assembly integral membrane protein VMA21-like — protein sequence MERFDKAALSALQPCDFRNESSLASTLETLLFFTALIITVPIGLYFTTKSYVFEGAFGMSNRDGYFYAAIAAVVAVHVVLALFVYVAWNKGSRQWREGKQY from the coding sequence ATGGAGCGCTTTGATAAAGCGGCGCTGAGTGCTCTGCAGCCGTGCGACTTCAGAAATGAAAGTTCATTAGCCTCTACTCTGGAGACGCTCCTGTTCTTCACAGCTTTAATAATCACTGTACCTATTGGGTTGTATTTCACGACTAAATCTTATGTTTTTGAAGGCGCCTTTGGTATGTCCAATAGAGACGGCTATTTTTATGCTGCTATTGCTGCAGTGGTCGCCGTCCACGTGGTGCTGGCCCTCTTTGTTTATGTGGCCTGGAATAAAGGCTCACGGCAGTGGCGTGAAGGCAAACAGTATTAA